One window from the genome of Pieris rapae chromosome 8, ilPieRapa1.1, whole genome shotgun sequence encodes:
- the LOC110992084 gene encoding putative transporter svop-1 isoform X1 has product MDDITGEKLDFEEAINKTGFGKYNVCLLIVCCLLILAMYIDIFGLSIVLPDVACDMGLSTSQQGLLSAIPLIGVMISSYVWGLSADTIGRQKTLLLAMPVSIFWSLAASMTPTYTSLALLKLMSAGFSSSANAAAFVLLGETVPSAYRSKFMFLMASATMFVQLIISIVALPILQLSFSINMPLINLNYRPWRLLLQLITLPGIFGTIGIIWVRESPKFLLSKGHEKDAIDVLETIHKWNKGSREFKISSIYLKETITTYSGNSVWKKPWKQTAPLFKPPLLKNSLILYYILLCAYMTSTGYTMWVPTMTNAYFYGEDKTGKTFCEVASKAASHKLTADCSTTIQPMTLYAVMCYSGMSGTLNLLLTFIVGPLGKKRTTLLVFIIAIIAGILLLFVKQSIASIGLFFIFLYVALILGNVNTYLVELNPTQLRGMATCLSVVVARGFGFFSVQLIAALLSDHCSPMIGGYIALITSGLLIAMWLPADNSPSGNS; this is encoded by the exons ATGGACGATATTACAGGTGAAAAGCTGGATTTTGAAGAAGCCATAAATAAAACTg GTTTcggtaaatataatgtttgtcTACTAATTGTTTGTTGCCTGTTGATTTTGGCGATGTACATAGACATATTTGGTTTGTCCATTGTGTTACCGGATGTGGCCTGTGATATGGGACTATCGACGTCGCAACAAGGACTTCTCTCAGCGATACCGTTGATTG GAGTCATGATTTCTTCATATGTCTGGGGACTAAGTGCCGACACGATCGGACGACAGAAGACATTGTTATTGGCCATGCCGGTGAgcattttttggagtttagcAGCTAGTATGACGCCTACGTACACTTCCTTGGCACTGCTGAAACTTATGTCAGCTGGCTT TTCATCATCAGCGAATGCTGCAGCATTTGTACTTCTAGGAGAAACTGTTCCTTCTGCTTACAGGAGcaaatttatgtttcttatGGCCAGTGCTACTATGTTTGTGCAGCTTATAATAAGTA TTGTTGCACTTCCCATTCTTCAGCTTTCCTTCAGCATTAACATGCCCTTGATCAACCTGAACTACCGACCCTGGCGTCTACTCCTCCAGCTAATAACATTGCCAGGGATATTTGGGACTATAGGTATTATATGGGTGCGAGAGAGTCCTAAATTCCTACTAAGTAAGGGTCACGAAAAGGACGCGATCGACGTATTGGAAACTATACATAAATGGAATAAGGGATCGAGAGAATTCAAA ATATCATCAATATATCTCAAGGAAACAATCACTACATATTCTGGAAATTCAGTTTGGAAAAAGCCTTGGAAACAAACGGCACCTCTCTTTAAACCACCACTTTTAAAAAACTCTCTGAtactttactatattttactatGTGCATACATGAC GTCGACTGGCTATACAATGTGGGTGCCAACAATGACAAACGCGTATTTTTATGGAGAAGATAAGACTGGGAAAACTTTTTGTGAAGTGGCCAGTAAAGCTGCTTCTCACAAATTG ACCGCTGATTGTAGTACCACAATTCAACCTATGACATTATATGCGGTCATGTGCTATTCTGGCATGTCGGGGACGCTAAATTTACTTCTAACATTCATAGTCGGGCCACTGGGTAAAAAAAGGACAAcgttattagtttttattatcgCTATCATAGCCGGTATACTGCTTCTTTTCGTGAAGCAATCGATAGCCAGCATTGGACTGTTCttcatatttctttatgtGGCTTTAATATTGGGAAACGTTAATACGTATTTAGTGGAATTAAATCCGACACAATTAAG aggaATGGCGACATGTTTGTCTGTAGTTGTAGCCAGAGGCTTCGGCTTCTTCAGCGTTCAGCTAATCGCGGCGTTGTTGTCTGACCACTGCAGTCCAATGATTGGAGGATACATCGCTCTCATTACAA GTGGATTGCTCATAGCGATGTGGTTACCGGCAGACAACTCTCCAAGTGGAAACAGTTAA
- the LOC110992026 gene encoding BTB/POZ domain-containing protein 17, producing MSFLTVDGPKPSTSSEKCDYIENEDLEVDNSQSVLLKIANLYAEQLMSDLVLEVGGVDYSAHRLILCASSEVFQVMLMNREWNEWRESKIVLQETPTASSVFPHFLKYFYTGQIKISYNTVLPVLSLADKYNVKDLVSLCLEYMSQHIALAAKKGQVINWMQYTMACGHTNVAKACLDFVKWNMEWVWSHADLSELEDETLLLLLQQSDLVLYNECSLYRFTVDWLHRQKQRFSQSEENACEWKQHWETLVTTVFSHIRFPMMCPSQLAKLLLCSLTQEYKEFFMEQMAIAMSYQSGQNERVAEIQESDHGRMLFTPRLYTEDIWGSILGVDNFHSLPCYHTRTFIFSTRPSVVDVAPERLSEWTVDLYPKGVWFKKSMLIAWSGTYDVPEVVLRTVRISITCQSCPDPATGDFDCEDDVRVKVGVLVWGVQNGVEHVASVVERIHRFSSQNRVLNVDGALDFDELNTPLYTPAAAASPLHKPSGRCLKCTENCDAPEPKHLLGPNRDQLRIQVVIVPLTDFCHVTAPDG from the exons atgagttttcTCACTGTGGATGGACCGAAACCTTCCACCAGTTCGGAAAAATGTGATTATATAGAAAATGAGGATCTCGag GTGGATAACTCACAGAGTGTACTACTTAAGATTGCAAATTTGTATGCTGAGCAGTTAATGAGTGATTTAGTACTTGAAGTGGGAGGCGTTGATTATTCAGCTCATAGGCTGATATTGTGTGCTAGTAGTGAAGTCTTTCAG gtAATGTTAATGAACAGGGAATGGAATGAGTGGCGTGAAAGCAAGATAGTATTGCAGGAGACACCCACAGCTTCGTCAGTCTTTCCACACTTTCtcaa GTATTTCTATACaggacaaataaaaatttcttacaACACAGTCTTACCTGTTCTGTCTTTGGCTGACAAATATAATGTCAAG gaCTTAGTGTCACTATGTCTGGAGTACATGTCCCAACACATAGCATTGGCTGCCAAAAAAGGACAAGTGATCAATTGGATGCAGTACACAATGGCCTGCGGTCATACCAATGTTGCTAAG GCGTGTCTAGATTTTGTGAAATGGAACATGGAATGGGTATGGTCTCATGCAGATCTTTCAGAGCTGGAGGATGAAACCTTGCTGCTTCTCCTACAGCAGAGCGATCttgttttgtataatgaaTGCAGTTTGTATCG GTTCACAGTGGACTGGTTGCACCGGCAGAAACAACGGTTTAGTCAGTCTGAGGAAAATGCCTGTGAATGGAAACAGCACTGGGAGACTCTAGTTACCACCGTCTTTTCACACATTAG GTTCCCTATGATGTGTCCGTCCCAGCTGGCCAAGCTGCTGCTGTGCAGTTTGACGCAGGAGTACAAAGAGTTCTTCATGGAGCAAATGGCCATCGCGATGAGCTACCAGTCAG GTCAAAACGAGCGAGTCGCCGAGATCCAAGAGAGCGATCACGGCCGTATGCTGTTCACTCCGAGGCTTTACACGGAAGACATTTGGGGTTCGATTCTCGGCGTGGACAACTTTCATTCGCTGCCCTGTTATCATACGCGCACGTTCATTTTCTCGACACGGCCCAGCGTG GTGGACGTAGCGCCCGAGCGCCTGAGCGAGTGGACGGTGGATCTGTACCCGAAGGGGGTCTGGTTCAAGAAGAGTATGCTCATCGCCTGGTCCGGGACTTACGAC GTCCCCGAAGTGGTCCTCCGCACGGTGCGCATCTCCATCACGTGCCAGAGCTGCCCCGACCCTGCGACCGGAGACTTCGATTGCGAAGACGACGTCAGGGTCAAG GTGGGCGTGCTCGTGTGGGGCGTACAAAACGGCGTAGAACACGTCGCGTCCGTGGTCGAGAGGATTCATCGCTTCTCATCACAAAACAG GGTGCTGAACGTAGATGGCGCTTTGGATTTCGACGAACTGAACACGCCGCTCTACACGCCGGCCGCGGCCGCCTCACCGCTCCACAAGCCCTCGgg GCGGTGTTTGAAATGCACGGAAAATTGTGACGCACCGGAGCCCAAACATTTATTGGGCCCGAATAGAGATCAACTGCGG ATCCAAGTGGTGATCGTGCCTCTGACCGATTTCTGCCACGTCACTGCGCCGGATGGATGA
- the LOC110992084 gene encoding uncharacterized protein LOC110992084 isoform X4 has translation MCIHDTADCSTTIQPMTLYAVMCYSGMSGTLNLLLTFIVGPLGKKRTTLLVFIIAIIAGILLLFVKQSIASIGLFFIFLYVALILGNVNTYLVELNPTQLRGMATCLSVVVARGFGFFSVQLIAALLSDHCSPMIGGYIALITSGLLIAMWLPADNSPSGNS, from the exons atGTGCATACATGAC ACCGCTGATTGTAGTACCACAATTCAACCTATGACATTATATGCGGTCATGTGCTATTCTGGCATGTCGGGGACGCTAAATTTACTTCTAACATTCATAGTCGGGCCACTGGGTAAAAAAAGGACAAcgttattagtttttattatcgCTATCATAGCCGGTATACTGCTTCTTTTCGTGAAGCAATCGATAGCCAGCATTGGACTGTTCttcatatttctttatgtGGCTTTAATATTGGGAAACGTTAATACGTATTTAGTGGAATTAAATCCGACACAATTAAG aggaATGGCGACATGTTTGTCTGTAGTTGTAGCCAGAGGCTTCGGCTTCTTCAGCGTTCAGCTAATCGCGGCGTTGTTGTCTGACCACTGCAGTCCAATGATTGGAGGATACATCGCTCTCATTACAA GTGGATTGCTCATAGCGATGTGGTTACCGGCAGACAACTCTCCAAGTGGAAACAGTTAA
- the LOC110992027 gene encoding spore coat polysaccharide biosynthesis protein SpsK isoform X1 — protein MSSAGDNIKIRAVVLGGCGFIGRNLVEYLINNDLVTALRVVDKTPPQLAFLNPSHTKCFDDPRVEYKSANLINPASCASALEPDGGPWDLVVNCAGETRVEKTEAVYSEGIFTLSVNVAKQCAKMKVNRLIEISSGQMFSSDKPHKEDGPVDPWTVEGRMKSKVEQELKKLESELNYTILRPAIVYGIGDRRSLTPRLLYGGIYKHLGETMKLLWTADLKMNTVHVRDLCRAIWKLSSLPEAQGQTYNVVDEANSSQGRLAEMVAEIFKINHDYYGKAISSLAKNDIASVAEEANVKHLTAWAEICRKYNLEHSPLEPFASTELLLNKQLCLDGSKLRDLLPLEAPQPTADRLLEIDKPLQVLQDYASMNLFPKELLV, from the exons ATGTCTTCTGCCggtgataatataaaaattagagCTGTTGTATTAGGAG GGTGCGGCTTTATTGGCCGCAATTTGGTGGAGTACCTTATTAATAATGACCTTGTCACGGCGCTACGAGTGGTGGACAAGACTCCGCCGCAACTTGCTTTCCTCAATCCCTCTCACACAAAATGTTTTGATGATCCTCGTGTCGAGTATAAGAGtgctaatttaataaatcctG CATCATGCGCGTCAGCTTTAGAACCAGATGGTGGCCCATGGGATCTGGTGGTAAACTGTGCAGGTGAAACAAGAGTTGAAAAGACTGAAGCAGTCTACTCGGAAGGTATATTCACCCTGAGTGTCAATGTTGCCAAGCAGTGTGCGAAAATGAAAGTCAACCGCCTTATTGAAATATCTAGTGGACAAATGTTCAGTAGTGATAAG CCACACAAAGAAGACGGGCCTGTGGATCCATGGACAGTAGAAGGACGAATGAAAAGCAAAGTTGAGCAGGAATTGAAGAAACTGGAGAGTGAACTCAACTACACCATCCTAAGACCTGCTATTGTCTATGGCATAGGAGATAGACGCAGTCTCA CACCGCGTCTATTATACGGTGGAATCTACAAACATCTCGGTGAAACCATGAAGCTGCTGTGGACGGCTGACCTCAAAATGAATACAGTACACGTGCGAGACCTCTGTCGGGCGATATGGAAATTGTCCAGCCTGCCGGAAGCCCAGGGGCAAACGTACAACGTGGTGGACGAAGCTAACAGCTCCCAGGGCAGATTGGCGGAGATGGTCGCCGAGATTTTCAAGATAAATCATGATTATTACGGAAAGGCCATATCTTCACTGGCCAAG AACGACATAGCCTCGGTGGCGGAAGAGGCCAACGTGAAGCATCTGACCGCATGGGCGGAGATCTGCCGGAAGTACAACCTGGAGCACTCCCCGTTGGAGCCATTCGCCAGCACCGAGCTGCTACTCAACAAGCAGCTGTGTCTCGACGGCTCCAAGCTTCGGGACCTTCTCCCGCTGGAAGCGCCGCAGCCCACGGCCGACCGGCTGCTGGAG ATCGATAAACCGTTGCAGGTGTTGCAGGACTACGCTTCCATGAACCTGTTCCCGAAGGAGCTCCTCGTGTGA
- the LOC110992027 gene encoding spore coat polysaccharide biosynthesis protein SpsK isoform X2, translating into MSSAGDNIKIRAVVLGGCGFIGRNLVEYLINNDLVTALRVVDKTPPQLAFLNPSHTKCFDDPRVEYKSANLINPASCASALEPDGGPWDLVVNCAGETRVEKTEAVYSEGIFTLSVNVAKQCAKMKVNRLIEISSGQMFSSDKPHKEDGPVDPWTVEGRMKSKVEQELKKLESELNYTILRPAIVYGIGDRRSLTPRLLYGGIYKHLGETMKLLWTADLKMNTVHVRDLCRAIWKLSSLPEAQGQTYNVVDEANSSQGRLAEMVAEIFKINHDYYGKAISSLAKNDIASVAEEANVKHLTAWAEICRKYNLEHSPLEPFASTELLLNKQLCLDGSKLRDLLPLEAPQPTADRLLEVLQDYASMNLFPKELLV; encoded by the exons ATGTCTTCTGCCggtgataatataaaaattagagCTGTTGTATTAGGAG GGTGCGGCTTTATTGGCCGCAATTTGGTGGAGTACCTTATTAATAATGACCTTGTCACGGCGCTACGAGTGGTGGACAAGACTCCGCCGCAACTTGCTTTCCTCAATCCCTCTCACACAAAATGTTTTGATGATCCTCGTGTCGAGTATAAGAGtgctaatttaataaatcctG CATCATGCGCGTCAGCTTTAGAACCAGATGGTGGCCCATGGGATCTGGTGGTAAACTGTGCAGGTGAAACAAGAGTTGAAAAGACTGAAGCAGTCTACTCGGAAGGTATATTCACCCTGAGTGTCAATGTTGCCAAGCAGTGTGCGAAAATGAAAGTCAACCGCCTTATTGAAATATCTAGTGGACAAATGTTCAGTAGTGATAAG CCACACAAAGAAGACGGGCCTGTGGATCCATGGACAGTAGAAGGACGAATGAAAAGCAAAGTTGAGCAGGAATTGAAGAAACTGGAGAGTGAACTCAACTACACCATCCTAAGACCTGCTATTGTCTATGGCATAGGAGATAGACGCAGTCTCA CACCGCGTCTATTATACGGTGGAATCTACAAACATCTCGGTGAAACCATGAAGCTGCTGTGGACGGCTGACCTCAAAATGAATACAGTACACGTGCGAGACCTCTGTCGGGCGATATGGAAATTGTCCAGCCTGCCGGAAGCCCAGGGGCAAACGTACAACGTGGTGGACGAAGCTAACAGCTCCCAGGGCAGATTGGCGGAGATGGTCGCCGAGATTTTCAAGATAAATCATGATTATTACGGAAAGGCCATATCTTCACTGGCCAAG AACGACATAGCCTCGGTGGCGGAAGAGGCCAACGTGAAGCATCTGACCGCATGGGCGGAGATCTGCCGGAAGTACAACCTGGAGCACTCCCCGTTGGAGCCATTCGCCAGCACCGAGCTGCTACTCAACAAGCAGCTGTGTCTCGACGGCTCCAAGCTTCGGGACCTTCTCCCGCTGGAAGCGCCGCAGCCCACGGCCGACCGGCTGCTGGAG GTGTTGCAGGACTACGCTTCCATGAACCTGTTCCCGAAGGAGCTCCTCGTGTGA
- the LOC110992029 gene encoding FK506-binding protein 59 — protein sequence MTVDEGIDITKAGDRGVLKRIIKEGEGTDTPGAGCQVTVHYTGTLLDGSKFDSSKDRNEPFEFNLGKGTVIKAWDIGVATMRKGEVCVLTCAPEYAYGAQGSPPKIPPNSTLQFEIEMIDWKAEDLSPAKNKGILRHIMEQGSGSDYPNDGSQVTVELEGKYGDKVFDTRTVTFTLGEGTEHNVCEGIERALEKFLKDEKSRLIIQPKYAFKSEGNKDLGVPPDTPVEYVVKLLSFEKAKEAWSMDGDEKLEQAKLAKDKGTEYFKGNKFLLAVKKYKKVVSLVEDMPEDTSESEENKSQAKELLVSAHLNLALVHLKASPPHHYEAKDHATKALKFDAKNVKGLFRRGQALLAIGEAERAMEDFRAIVEMEPENKAAVKQVLLCRNTLQKQKQREKQMYANMFDKFAKHDTQVEKERAEAEVDVIGEKVGEWGKGEGEWTDEQRDRKPTDFEKENPNILLLDKDGQFENM from the exons ATGACTGTTGACGAAGGAATCGATATAACTAAAGCCGGCGATCGTGGAGTTctaaaaagaattattaaagaGGGTGAGGGAACTGATACGCCAGGAGCAGGGTGCCAGGTCACCGTACATTACACGGGAACTTTATTGGATGGTTCTAAATTCGATTCTAGTAAAGACCGCAACGAACCTTTTGAATTTAACCTTGGAAAAG GAACTGTTATAAAAGCTTGGGACATTGGTGTAGCTACTATGAGAAAGGGTGAAGTCTGTGTTTTGACATGTGCCCCCGAATATGCCTATGGTGCCCAAGGAAGTCCACCTAAAATACCACCAAATTCAACTCTGCAGTTTGAG ATTGAGATGATAGATTGGAAGGCAGAAGACTTAAGTCCCGCCAAGAATAAAGGTATTCTCCGTCACATTATGGAGCAGGGCTCTGGCTCAGATTACCCCAACGATGGATCTCAAGTAACAG TGGAACTCGAGGGAAAGTATGGTGATAAAGTTTTCGATACTCGTACAGTAACATTTACACTAGGTGAAGGGACAGAACACAATGTGTGCGAGGGAATCGAAAGGGCACTTGAAAAGTTCCTCAAAGATGAGAAATCACGTTTGATCATACAACCGAAGTATGCCTTCAAATCGGAAGGAAATAAAGATTTGGGTGTGCCTCCAGACACACCCGTGGAATACGTGGTGAAGTTACTCAGTTTCGAAAAGGCCAAAGAAGCCTGGTCTATGGACGGCGACGAGAAATTGGAGCAGGCTAAGCTTGCGAAGGATAAGGGGACAGAATACTTTAAAGGAAATAAGTTTCTGCTGGCAGTCAAGAAATATAAGAAGGTGGTGTCGCTCGTTGAAG ATATGCCGGAAGACACATCCGAATCTGAGGAAAACAAATCTCAAGCGAAAGAACTGCTCGTATCGGCGCATTTGAATCTGGCGTTGGTCCACCTGAAGGCGTCTCCTCCGCATCACTACGAGGCCAAGGATCACGCGACTAAGGCGCTGAAATTCGACGCCAAAAACGTGAAGGGTCTCTTCAGACGGGGACAGGCTCTGCTGGCCATCGGAGAGGCGGAGCGGGCGATGGAAGACTTCCGAGCGATCGTCGAGATGGAACCGGAGAATAAG GCGGCAGTCAAGCAAGTGCTGCTTTGCCGAAATACCTTGCAGAAGCAGAAGCAGCGCGAGAAGCAGATGTACGCCAACATGTTCGACAAATTCGCGAAACACGACACGCAG GTGGAGAAGGAACGCGCCGAAGCGGAGGTGGACGTGATCGGGGAGAAGGTGGGGGAGTGGGGCAAGGGAGAGGGGGAGTGGACGGACGAGCAGAGGGACCGGAAGCCCACCGACTTCGAGAAGGAGAACCCCAACATCCTTCTGCTGGACAAG GACGGACAATTCGAGAACATGTGA
- the LOC110992084 gene encoding putative transporter svop-1 isoform X2, producing MDDITGEKLDFEEAINKTGFGKYNVCLLIVCCLLILAMYIDIFGLSIVLPDVACDMGLSTSQQGLLSAIPLIGVMISSYVWGLSADTIGRQKTLLLAMPVSIFWSLAASMTPTYTSLALLKLMSAGFSSSANAAAFVLLGETVPSAYRSKFMFLMASATMFVQLIISIVALPILQLSFSINMPLINLNYRPWRLLLQLITLPGIFGTIGIIWVRESPKFLLSKGHEKDAIDVLETIHKWNKGSREFKTADCSTTIQPMTLYAVMCYSGMSGTLNLLLTFIVGPLGKKRTTLLVFIIAIIAGILLLFVKQSIASIGLFFIFLYVALILGNVNTYLVELNPTQLRGMATCLSVVVARGFGFFSVQLIAALLSDHCSPMIGGYIALITSGLLIAMWLPADNSPSGNS from the exons ATGGACGATATTACAGGTGAAAAGCTGGATTTTGAAGAAGCCATAAATAAAACTg GTTTcggtaaatataatgtttgtcTACTAATTGTTTGTTGCCTGTTGATTTTGGCGATGTACATAGACATATTTGGTTTGTCCATTGTGTTACCGGATGTGGCCTGTGATATGGGACTATCGACGTCGCAACAAGGACTTCTCTCAGCGATACCGTTGATTG GAGTCATGATTTCTTCATATGTCTGGGGACTAAGTGCCGACACGATCGGACGACAGAAGACATTGTTATTGGCCATGCCGGTGAgcattttttggagtttagcAGCTAGTATGACGCCTACGTACACTTCCTTGGCACTGCTGAAACTTATGTCAGCTGGCTT TTCATCATCAGCGAATGCTGCAGCATTTGTACTTCTAGGAGAAACTGTTCCTTCTGCTTACAGGAGcaaatttatgtttcttatGGCCAGTGCTACTATGTTTGTGCAGCTTATAATAAGTA TTGTTGCACTTCCCATTCTTCAGCTTTCCTTCAGCATTAACATGCCCTTGATCAACCTGAACTACCGACCCTGGCGTCTACTCCTCCAGCTAATAACATTGCCAGGGATATTTGGGACTATAGGTATTATATGGGTGCGAGAGAGTCCTAAATTCCTACTAAGTAAGGGTCACGAAAAGGACGCGATCGACGTATTGGAAACTATACATAAATGGAATAAGGGATCGAGAGAATTCAAA ACCGCTGATTGTAGTACCACAATTCAACCTATGACATTATATGCGGTCATGTGCTATTCTGGCATGTCGGGGACGCTAAATTTACTTCTAACATTCATAGTCGGGCCACTGGGTAAAAAAAGGACAAcgttattagtttttattatcgCTATCATAGCCGGTATACTGCTTCTTTTCGTGAAGCAATCGATAGCCAGCATTGGACTGTTCttcatatttctttatgtGGCTTTAATATTGGGAAACGTTAATACGTATTTAGTGGAATTAAATCCGACACAATTAAG aggaATGGCGACATGTTTGTCTGTAGTTGTAGCCAGAGGCTTCGGCTTCTTCAGCGTTCAGCTAATCGCGGCGTTGTTGTCTGACCACTGCAGTCCAATGATTGGAGGATACATCGCTCTCATTACAA GTGGATTGCTCATAGCGATGTGGTTACCGGCAGACAACTCTCCAAGTGGAAACAGTTAA
- the LOC110992084 gene encoding synaptic vesicle glycoprotein 2A-like isoform X3 has protein sequence MDDITGEKLDFEEAINKTGFGKYNVCLLIVCCLLILAMYIDIFGLSIVLPDVACDMGLSTSQQGLLSAIPLIGVMISSYVWGLSADTIGRQKTLLLAMPVSIFWSLAASMTPTYTSLALLKLMSAGFSSSANAAAFVLLGETVPSAYRSKFMFLMASATMFVQLIISIVALPILQLSFSINMPLINLNYRPWRLLLQLITLPGIFGTIGIIWVRESPKFLLSKGHEKDAIDVLETIHKWNKGSREFKISSIYLKETITTYSGNSVWKKPWKQTAPLFKPPLLKNSLILYYILLCAYMTSTGYTMWVPTMTNAYFYGEDKTGKTFCEVASKAASHKLTADCSTTIQPMTLYAVMCYSGMSGTLNLLLTFIVGPLEEWRHVCL, from the exons ATGGACGATATTACAGGTGAAAAGCTGGATTTTGAAGAAGCCATAAATAAAACTg GTTTcggtaaatataatgtttgtcTACTAATTGTTTGTTGCCTGTTGATTTTGGCGATGTACATAGACATATTTGGTTTGTCCATTGTGTTACCGGATGTGGCCTGTGATATGGGACTATCGACGTCGCAACAAGGACTTCTCTCAGCGATACCGTTGATTG GAGTCATGATTTCTTCATATGTCTGGGGACTAAGTGCCGACACGATCGGACGACAGAAGACATTGTTATTGGCCATGCCGGTGAgcattttttggagtttagcAGCTAGTATGACGCCTACGTACACTTCCTTGGCACTGCTGAAACTTATGTCAGCTGGCTT TTCATCATCAGCGAATGCTGCAGCATTTGTACTTCTAGGAGAAACTGTTCCTTCTGCTTACAGGAGcaaatttatgtttcttatGGCCAGTGCTACTATGTTTGTGCAGCTTATAATAAGTA TTGTTGCACTTCCCATTCTTCAGCTTTCCTTCAGCATTAACATGCCCTTGATCAACCTGAACTACCGACCCTGGCGTCTACTCCTCCAGCTAATAACATTGCCAGGGATATTTGGGACTATAGGTATTATATGGGTGCGAGAGAGTCCTAAATTCCTACTAAGTAAGGGTCACGAAAAGGACGCGATCGACGTATTGGAAACTATACATAAATGGAATAAGGGATCGAGAGAATTCAAA ATATCATCAATATATCTCAAGGAAACAATCACTACATATTCTGGAAATTCAGTTTGGAAAAAGCCTTGGAAACAAACGGCACCTCTCTTTAAACCACCACTTTTAAAAAACTCTCTGAtactttactatattttactatGTGCATACATGAC GTCGACTGGCTATACAATGTGGGTGCCAACAATGACAAACGCGTATTTTTATGGAGAAGATAAGACTGGGAAAACTTTTTGTGAAGTGGCCAGTAAAGCTGCTTCTCACAAATTG ACCGCTGATTGTAGTACCACAATTCAACCTATGACATTATATGCGGTCATGTGCTATTCTGGCATGTCGGGGACGCTAAATTTACTTCTAACATTCATAGTCGGGCCACTGG aggaATGGCGACATGTTTGTCTGTAG